A region of Streptomyces sp. NBC_01267 DNA encodes the following proteins:
- a CDS encoding FAD-binding dehydrogenase, whose product MADDADVIVIGAGLAGLVATAELVDAGKKVILVDQEPEQSIGGQAHWSFGGLFFVDSPEQRRFRIKDSHALAMQDWLGTAGFDRPEDHWPRRWAEAYVDFASGEKRAWLHAQGMRFFPVVGWAERGGYDATGHGNSVPRFHITWGTGPGVVAPFERRVRAGVARGLVQLRFRHRVTGLSRSGGAVDTVTGEVLAPSGAERGTASSREVAGEFSLKAQAVIVTSGGIGGNHDLVRAQWPERLGTPPAHLLSGVPAHVDGLMLGVAEAAGAHQINSDRMWHYTEGIQNWNPIWAKHAIRILPGPSSLWFDARGKRLPVPLFPGFDTLGTLDHIMKSGYDYTWFVLDQRIIGKEFALSGSEQNPDLTGKSVRGVIGRARADVPAPVKAFMDNGADFVVEKDLASLVRGMNALTEEPLIDEAELRREIVARDREIDNPFTKDLQVMSIRGARNYLGDKLIRTAAPHRILDPAAGPLIAVKLHILTRKSLGGLETDLSARVLAEGGDPAPDSGSPRGNPVPGLYAAGEAAGFGGGGVHGYRSLEGTFLGGCIFSGRTAGRAAAQAVD is encoded by the coding sequence ATGGCGGACGACGCTGACGTGATCGTGATCGGGGCCGGGCTCGCGGGCCTGGTGGCCACCGCCGAGCTGGTCGACGCGGGGAAGAAGGTGATCCTCGTCGACCAGGAGCCCGAGCAGTCGATCGGCGGTCAGGCGCACTGGTCCTTCGGCGGACTCTTCTTCGTCGACTCGCCGGAACAGCGGCGCTTCCGGATCAAGGACAGCCACGCGCTGGCGATGCAGGACTGGCTGGGTACGGCCGGTTTCGACCGCCCGGAGGACCACTGGCCGCGCCGGTGGGCCGAGGCGTACGTCGACTTCGCGTCGGGCGAGAAGCGGGCCTGGCTGCACGCGCAGGGGATGCGGTTCTTCCCGGTCGTCGGCTGGGCGGAGCGCGGCGGGTACGACGCCACCGGGCACGGCAACTCCGTACCCCGCTTCCACATCACCTGGGGCACCGGTCCGGGCGTCGTCGCGCCCTTCGAGCGGCGGGTGCGGGCGGGTGTCGCGCGCGGGCTGGTGCAGCTGCGGTTCCGCCACCGGGTCACGGGGCTCTCCCGCAGCGGTGGCGCCGTGGACACCGTGACGGGCGAGGTACTGGCGCCGAGCGGCGCCGAGCGGGGCACCGCCAGCAGCCGTGAGGTCGCCGGGGAGTTCTCCCTCAAGGCGCAGGCGGTGATCGTCACCTCCGGCGGCATCGGCGGCAACCACGATCTCGTCCGGGCCCAGTGGCCGGAGCGCCTGGGAACCCCGCCCGCCCATCTGCTCTCCGGCGTCCCCGCGCACGTGGACGGGCTGATGCTGGGCGTCGCGGAAGCGGCGGGCGCGCATCAGATCAACAGTGACCGGATGTGGCACTACACCGAAGGCATCCAGAACTGGAACCCGATCTGGGCGAAGCACGCCATCCGCATCCTGCCGGGCCCTTCGTCGCTCTGGTTCGACGCGCGCGGCAAACGGCTGCCCGTGCCGCTCTTCCCCGGCTTCGACACCCTCGGCACCCTCGACCACATCATGAAGTCCGGGTACGACTACACCTGGTTCGTCCTCGATCAGCGCATCATCGGCAAGGAGTTCGCGCTGTCGGGCTCGGAACAGAACCCGGACCTGACGGGAAAGTCGGTCCGGGGCGTGATCGGGCGGGCGCGCGCCGACGTTCCGGCGCCGGTGAAGGCGTTCATGGACAACGGCGCGGACTTCGTCGTCGAGAAGGATCTGGCCTCGCTGGTGCGCGGAATGAACGCGCTCACCGAGGAGCCGCTGATCGACGAGGCGGAACTGCGCCGCGAGATCGTCGCCCGCGACCGGGAGATCGACAACCCCTTCACCAAGGACCTCCAGGTGATGTCGATCCGCGGCGCCCGCAACTACCTCGGGGACAAGCTCATCCGGACGGCGGCCCCGCACCGGATCCTGGACCCGGCGGCGGGCCCGCTGATCGCGGTGAAACTGCACATCCTGACCCGCAAGTCGCTGGGCGGTCTGGAGACCGATCTCTCCGCGCGGGTCCTCGCCGAGGGCGGCGACCCGGCGCCGGACTCCGGTTCGCCCAGGGGGAACCCCGTCCCGGGGCTGTACGCGGCGGGCGAGGCGGCGGGCTTCGGGGGTGGCGGGGTGCACGGGTACCGGTCGCTGGAGGGGACGTTCCTCGGCGGGTGCATCTTCTCCGGGCGTACGGCGGGCCGGGCGGCGGCCCAAGCGGTGGATTAG
- a CDS encoding SDR family oxidoreductase: MAHPLFEISGRTALVTGSSRGIGHALARGLLEAGCTVVINGRDEDRLKAAAEELSDTGGTVLTAAFDVTDGPSVAAGIAGIEEQAGPLDILVNNAGMQLRAPLLEFTDSDWHRIVDTNLTSAFLVGREAARRMTERGYGKIINVCSLQSEVVRPGIAPYAATKGALKMLTKGMCADWGPYGIQVNGLGPGYIETELTRPLVDDEEFSSWVRGRTPAGRWGRTEDLVGGVLYLASPAADFVSGQILYVDGGMTSVL, from the coding sequence ATGGCACATCCACTGTTCGAGATCAGCGGCCGTACCGCCCTGGTCACCGGGTCGAGCCGGGGCATCGGCCACGCACTCGCCCGTGGGCTGCTCGAAGCGGGCTGCACCGTGGTGATCAACGGCCGGGACGAGGACCGGCTGAAGGCCGCGGCAGAGGAGCTCTCGGACACCGGGGGCACGGTGCTCACCGCCGCCTTCGACGTCACCGACGGCCCCTCGGTCGCGGCCGGGATCGCCGGGATCGAGGAGCAGGCCGGACCGCTCGACATCCTGGTCAACAACGCGGGCATGCAACTGCGCGCACCCCTGCTGGAGTTCACCGACTCCGACTGGCACCGCATCGTGGACACCAACCTCACCAGCGCCTTCCTGGTGGGCCGCGAGGCGGCCCGGCGGATGACGGAGCGCGGCTACGGAAAGATCATCAACGTCTGCTCGCTGCAGAGCGAGGTGGTCCGCCCCGGTATCGCGCCGTACGCCGCCACCAAGGGCGCGCTGAAGATGCTCACCAAGGGCATGTGCGCCGACTGGGGCCCGTACGGCATCCAGGTCAACGGTCTCGGCCCCGGCTACATCGAGACCGAGCTGACCCGGCCGCTGGTCGACGACGAGGAGTTCAGCTCCTGGGTGCGCGGCCGGACCCCGGCGGGGCGCTGGGGACGGACCGAGGACCTGGTGGGCGGGGTGCTCTACCTGGCCTCCCCGGCCGCGGACTTCGTCAGCGGCCAGATCCTGTACGTCGACGGCGGAATGACGAGTGTGCTGTGA
- a CDS encoding APC family permease — MPSGSSSTSEINEIRTFKGQDQALRAGRLGTAGLLLSVLAASAPLMVVAGVMPTIFGLMGIVGQPLIYVILAVVLALFSVGYAEMSRHVHNAGAFYAYIARGLGATAGAGASFVALVAYSAMQVGIYGIFGFEVSGLFSTYLDIELVWWVPALAAVLIVGVLSWLKIDLNAKVLGVLLLIECALVVIFDVAAVANPAKEGLSLHAFNPDTLTGAGFGTALCFCIAAFVGFEQAPVYAEETSRPQVVVRRVMFLAVGFVALFFAVSSWALTVAAGPSTIASQAGKLGPGLLFGLSEGTLGKSFTDVLHVLFVTGMFAAMLSFHNVVARYAFAMGREGLLPATFGRTNKSSGAPGIGSLLQTVISLVVVIAFAVTDSKPTGDPTAPVLHLFTWMGNIGALGIILLMAAASVAVIAFFVQRGAAGAQIWRLVAAGLACLALLAIAFMTVKDFDVLVSAGPGSVLSWLLPAIIGLALAGGLVYGLVLRSRKPEVHARIGLGNEAFQLDKVAEAEAAHV; from the coding sequence ATGCCGTCGGGCAGTTCGAGCACGAGCGAGATCAACGAGATCAGAACGTTCAAGGGCCAGGACCAGGCACTGCGGGCCGGCCGGCTGGGGACGGCGGGGCTGCTGCTCTCCGTACTCGCGGCGAGCGCCCCCCTGATGGTGGTCGCAGGTGTCATGCCCACGATCTTCGGGCTGATGGGGATCGTCGGCCAGCCGCTGATCTACGTCATCCTGGCCGTCGTGCTGGCGCTCTTCAGCGTCGGGTACGCGGAGATGAGCAGGCACGTCCACAACGCCGGAGCGTTCTACGCGTACATCGCCCGCGGCCTCGGCGCCACCGCGGGGGCCGGCGCCTCCTTCGTCGCCCTGGTCGCCTACAGCGCCATGCAGGTCGGCATCTACGGCATCTTCGGCTTCGAGGTGTCCGGCCTCTTCTCCACCTACCTGGACATCGAACTGGTCTGGTGGGTACCGGCGTTGGCGGCCGTCCTGATCGTCGGTGTGCTGTCCTGGCTGAAGATCGACCTCAATGCCAAGGTGCTCGGCGTCCTGCTGCTCATCGAGTGCGCGCTCGTGGTGATCTTCGATGTGGCCGCCGTCGCGAACCCGGCGAAGGAAGGCCTCTCGCTGCACGCCTTCAACCCTGACACCCTGACCGGTGCGGGCTTCGGCACCGCGCTCTGCTTCTGCATCGCGGCGTTCGTCGGCTTCGAACAGGCGCCGGTGTACGCCGAGGAGACCAGCCGCCCGCAGGTCGTCGTGCGCCGGGTGATGTTCCTCGCCGTCGGGTTCGTCGCGCTCTTCTTCGCCGTCAGCTCCTGGGCGCTGACCGTCGCCGCGGGACCGTCGACGATCGCCTCCCAGGCCGGGAAGCTCGGCCCCGGGCTCCTCTTCGGCCTCAGCGAGGGAACACTGGGCAAGTCCTTCACCGACGTCCTGCACGTGCTCTTCGTCACCGGAATGTTCGCCGCGATGCTCAGCTTCCACAACGTGGTCGCCCGCTACGCGTTCGCGATGGGCCGCGAGGGCCTGCTGCCCGCCACCTTCGGCCGTACGAACAAGAGCAGCGGCGCACCCGGCATCGGTTCCCTGCTGCAGACCGTGATCTCCCTGGTCGTCGTCATCGCCTTCGCGGTGACCGACAGCAAGCCCACCGGTGACCCGACGGCTCCCGTCCTGCATCTCTTCACCTGGATGGGGAACATCGGCGCGCTCGGCATCATCCTGCTGATGGCCGCCGCCTCCGTCGCCGTCATCGCCTTCTTCGTGCAGCGCGGCGCGGCCGGAGCGCAGATCTGGCGGCTGGTGGCCGCCGGGCTGGCCTGCCTGGCCCTGCTGGCCATCGCGTTCATGACGGTCAAGGACTTCGACGTACTGGTCAGTGCCGGTCCCGGTTCCGTACTGAGCTGGCTGCTCCCCGCCATCATCGGCCTGGCGCTGGCCGGAGGTCTTGTCTACGGCCTGGTGCTCCGCTCGCGGAAGCCGGAGGTGCACGCCCGCATCGGGCTCGGCAACGAGGCGTTCCAGCTCGACAAGGTGGCGGAGGCGGAAGCCGCCCACGTCTGA
- a CDS encoding L-idonate 5-dehydrogenase yields the protein MRGCVIHGAGDLRVDELPEPVAGPGQAVVAVRYGGVCGSDLHYWRHGGVGDFLLREPMVLGHEVVGTVVAYGEGVPAVGSPAVGTAVAVHPATPCGACPECLDGRAHVCRDTRYLGSAARMPHVQGGFAALVVVPADQLRALPDGLGLRRAVLAEPLSVALHAVRRAGSVEGKHVLVTGAGPIGCLVVAALKAAGAAAVTVTDLLPRALEFAAAAGATTLVRADDPADPGWPDEVDTAIEASGVAAGLDTCLRRVRRGGTVVQLGMLPPGMSPFAGNLVVSREIELRGAFRFDTEFDEAIALLAREASFDALVSAVVPVEQAAEAFALAADRSRSCKVLVDFGA from the coding sequence ATGCGCGGATGTGTGATCCACGGGGCCGGTGACCTCCGGGTCGACGAGCTGCCCGAGCCGGTGGCCGGACCCGGCCAGGCGGTCGTCGCGGTGCGGTACGGCGGGGTGTGCGGCTCCGATCTGCACTACTGGCGCCACGGCGGCGTCGGTGACTTCCTGCTCCGCGAGCCGATGGTGCTCGGTCACGAGGTCGTCGGCACCGTGGTCGCGTACGGCGAGGGCGTCCCGGCGGTCGGGAGCCCCGCGGTCGGTACGGCCGTCGCCGTGCACCCGGCGACCCCGTGCGGGGCGTGCCCCGAGTGCCTGGACGGCCGGGCCCATGTCTGCCGGGACACCCGCTACCTGGGCAGCGCGGCCCGCATGCCGCATGTGCAGGGCGGGTTCGCGGCCCTGGTCGTGGTGCCCGCGGACCAGTTGCGGGCGCTGCCCGACGGTCTCGGACTGCGCAGGGCCGTACTGGCCGAGCCGCTGTCGGTGGCGCTGCACGCGGTGCGCCGGGCGGGGTCGGTCGAGGGCAAACACGTCCTGGTCACCGGCGCCGGGCCGATCGGCTGCCTGGTGGTCGCGGCGCTGAAGGCCGCCGGTGCGGCGGCCGTCACGGTCACCGATCTCCTGCCGCGCGCCCTGGAGTTCGCCGCCGCCGCGGGCGCGACGACCCTGGTGCGGGCCGACGATCCGGCCGATCCCGGCTGGCCCGACGAGGTGGACACGGCGATCGAGGCGTCCGGGGTGGCGGCCGGTCTGGACACCTGTCTGCGGCGGGTGCGGCGGGGCGGCACCGTCGTACAGCTGGGGATGCTCCCGCCGGGGATGAGCCCGTTCGCCGGGAACCTGGTGGTGAGCCGGGAGATCGAGCTCCGCGGGGCGTTCCGCTTCGACACGGAGTTCGACGAGGCGATCGCGCTGCTGGCGCGGGAGGCGTCGTTCGACGCGCTGGTGAGTGCGGTCGTTCCGGTGGAGCAGGCGGCGGAGGCGTTCGCGCTCGCGGCGGACCGCAGCCGGTCGTGCAAGGTGCTGGTGGACTTCGGAGCCTGA
- a CDS encoding ASCH domain-containing protein has translation MTNREPLKPYLLAFPGPLRDQLVQAVLRGEKVSTSGLLAEFEAEKEELPPVGERSALIDSDGREVAVIEVTEVRVLRLGDVDLQHALDEGEGYTSVAEWRAGHERYWNGEEMREALGDEDFTVDDETMIVAERFRVVERL, from the coding sequence ATGACGAACCGTGAACCTCTGAAGCCGTATCTGCTCGCGTTTCCCGGCCCGCTGCGCGACCAGCTGGTGCAGGCCGTTCTCCGCGGCGAAAAGGTCTCGACCAGCGGGCTTCTCGCCGAGTTCGAAGCCGAGAAGGAGGAACTCCCGCCCGTCGGCGAGCGTTCGGCCCTGATCGATTCGGACGGGCGCGAGGTCGCGGTGATCGAGGTGACGGAGGTTCGGGTACTGCGGCTGGGGGATGTCGACCTTCAGCACGCGCTGGACGAGGGTGAGGGGTACACATCGGTCGCGGAATGGCGCGCGGGGCACGAGCGGTACTGGAACGGGGAGGAGATGCGGGAGGCGCTGGGCGACGAGGACTTCACGGTCGACGACGAGACGATGATCGTCGCCGAGAGGTTCCGGGTCGTCGAGCGGCTGTAG